The DNA window TTACGGTCATATTTCGCTGCCGATGAAGGGAGTAGATGCGATCCAGCAGTTCGCGTTGTCCGGCAGGATCGAGACCGGCAGTAGGCTCATCCAGGATCAAAATCTCAGGATGCATCGCCAATACCCCGGCTATAGCTACTCGCCGCATCTGCCCTCCGCTCAGTTGAAAGGGGGAGCGCTGAGCCAGTTCTGGTGACAACCCTACCCATTCCAGTGCCGTTGTTACCCGCTGCTCGATCTCATCCTCTGCCAACCCCAAATTACGGGGGCCGTACGCGATATCTTTGATCACCGTCTCCTCAAATAATTGATGTTCAGGGTATTGAAACACGACTCCTACCCGTCCACGTAGTGACGATAGATCTTTGCTGTCGACATCGATGACGGTATCTCCAATCCGCAATGTACCAGAAGTGGGGCGAAGTAAACCGGCGATATGCTGGATCAGCGTCGATTTGCCGGAGCCTGTCGGCCCGATCACC is part of the Desmospora activa DSM 45169 genome and encodes:
- a CDS encoding energy-coupling factor transporter ATPase codes for the protein MGIVAINVSHVYLTGTPYAKPALTEVNLTVPTGAFVGVIGPTGSGKSTLIQHIAGLLRPTSGTLRIGDTVIDVDSKDLSSLRGRVGVVFQYPEHQLFEETVIKDIAYGPRNLGLAEDEIEQRVTTALEWVGLSPELAQRSPFQLSGGQMRRVAIAGVLAMHPEILILDEPTAGLDPAGQRELLDRIYSLHRQRNMTVILVSHSMEDVSRYAERLFVMAGGRMVLSGSPQEVFQHPDRLREWGLELPETIRLMERINQELAVPLKLDRFTPEALVEAIMARVKGRGGL